The following proteins come from a genomic window of Platichthys flesus chromosome 1, fPlaFle2.1, whole genome shotgun sequence:
- the dapk2a gene encoding death-associated protein kinase 2a, translating into MDLFKLQKVEDFYEIGEELGSGQFAIVKRCTEKNTGREFAAKFIKKRPSTASSRGVRREEIEREVNILQQIQHPNIVTLHDVYENRSDVVLILELVSGGELFDFLAQKESLSEEEATQFIKQILEGVNYLHARNIAHFDLKPENIMLLDKNVPLPRIKLIDFGLAHKIEAGVEFKNIFGTPEFVAPEIVNYEPLGLEADMWSIGVITYILLSGASPFLGETKRDTLRNISAINYEFDEEFFCHTSELAKKFISQLLERDKKKRLTIQDALNHPWIKSNEHKEENKAREPKKRERRQLKTKRLREYTIKSHSSMPPNNTYVNFERFAQVVEDVDQMESSFLSLAAAHDSLQENIDAMVSVYNEKEAWYKEESEGVRHELSQIRYEFRKVEALKRSLQEDMHTFSSSLGTISSRYQERQGHFDTLRLELSNELKWVQEVMGLSPLDGGGYPNCSFSTVFNNDVNEALKELLSRSCGGELLSGINLDFTEPGQQR; encoded by the exons ATGGATTTATTCAAACTACAGAAAGTGGAGGATTTCTATGAAATCGGTGAAGAGTTGGGAAG TGGCCAGTTCGCCATCGTGAAGCGatgcacagagaaaaacacGGGACGGGAATTCGCCGCCAAGTTCATCAAGAAGCGCCCGAGCACGGCGAGCTCCCGGGGGGTGCGGCGGGAGGAGATCGAGCGGGAGGTGAACATCCTGCAGCAGATCCAACATCCCAACATCGTCACGCTGCACGACGTCTACGAGAACCGCTCGGACGTGGTGCTGATCCTGGAGCT ggtcTCTGGAGGGGAGCTGTTTGACTTCCTGGCACAGAAAGAGTCTCTGAGTGAAGAGGAGGCCACTCAGTTCATCAAGCAGATCCTGGAGGGCGTCAACTACCTTCACGCCAGGAACATCGCCCACTTCGACCTGAAG CCTGAAAACATCATGCTCCTGGACAAGAACGTCCCGCTGCCCAGAATCAAACTCATCGACTTCGGCCTCGCTCACAAGATCGAAGCTGGAGTCGAGTTCAAAAACATCTTTGGGACTCCGGAGTTCGTGG cTCCAGAGATCGTCAACTACGAGCCGCTGGGGTTAGAGGCCGACATGTGGAGCATCGGAGTCATCACCTACATCCT ACTCAGTGGAGCGTCACCCTTTCTGGGAGAAACCAAACGAGACACACTGAGGAACATTTCAGCCATAAACTACGAGTTTGATGAAGAGTTCTTCTGCCACACCAGTGAACTGGCCAAGAAGTTCATCAGccagctgctggagagagatAAGAA GAAGAGATTAACAATCCAAGATGCTCTCAATCACCCGTGGATCAAG TCCAATGAGCACAAGGAGGAGAATAAAGCCCGAGAGCCGAAGAAGCGTGAGCGGCGGCAGCTGAAGACCAAGCGCCTGAGGGAGTACACCATCAAGTCCCACTCCAGCATGCCGCCCAACAACACCTATGTGAACTTTGAGCGCTTCGCCCAGGTGGTGGAGGACGTGGACCAGATGGAGAGCTCCTTCCTCAGTCTGGCAGCAGCACATGACtctctgcaggagaacatcGACGCCATGGTGTCTGTGTACAACGAGAAGGAGGCCTGGTACAAGGAGGAGAGTGAAGGCGTGCGCCATGAGCTCTCACAGATCCGCTACGAGTTCCGTAAGGTGGAGGCCCTGAAGAGGAGCCTGCAGGAGGACATGCACACGTTCAGCTCCAGCCTCGGCACCATCAGCAGCCGCTACCAGGAGAGGCAGGGCCACTTCGACACACTGCGCCTGGAGCTGAGCAATGAGCTGAAATGGGTGCAGGAGGTGATGGGTTTGTCTCCCCTCGATGGAGGAGGCTACcccaactgcagcttctccacCGTCTTCAATAACGACGTGAACGAGGCCTTGAAGGAGCTGCTGAGCCGCTCGTGTGGAGGAGAGCTGCTGTCGGGGATTAACTTGGACTTCACTGAACCTGGACAGCAACGATAA
- the sh2d7 gene encoding hematopoietic SH2 domain-containing protein homolog: MELQEQGGRKELVLLWFSQTQAQLILHHGNLPDWFQGFAARREAEDLLREKPLGCFLVRLSEKAVGYILSYRGHDRCRHFVIVQDPHGQFVLSGDCQTFQRLTELIEHYRLRPIQPFGEHLTCSCNQEEELYDVVNYKTKEKTSGLSVQALRILWDQKSPRLSATNRKQRAQQQHEPVTVQPPDLPTKSKSRHLKGTVSDTTSLSQVAPPLPRRGFPPGFSLSGSLPETTSHESEAQSSSTRKEALGGDSTTDSFNTTSPAGNTSSELTQTESRSQVLPQLESSSEQEEETEEEEEEVEEKEETEEEEEEVEEELKDEVEEQKEVEEGEYSNHLTSTLSYSSTPVKKVSCPTYFLHSSSRPRPLHQASEGQTDVLYAQVAERPTSSGPPDDTYEQIPREAGPPSTVQSNTYESLEDMKTKKSKSSWGKNNMKWKKFFPEYKKK; the protein is encoded by the exons atggagctgcaggagcagggAGGCCGGAAGgagctggtgctgctgtggttCTCTCAGACGCAGGCTCAGCTCATCCTCCACCACGGAAACCTCCCCGACTGGTTTCAAGGCTTCGCTGCCAGAAG GGAAGCAGAGGATCTCCTGAGAGAGAAACCTCTGGGCTGTTTCCTCGTCCGCCTCAGTGAAAAGGCCGTGGGCTACATCTTGTCCTACAG GGGCCACGACAGGTGCCGCCATTTTGTCATCGTCCAGGATCCCCATGGGCAGTTTGTCCTATCAGGAGACTGTCAGACGTTTCAGCGCCTGACGGAGCTGATAGAACATTACAGGCTCCGCCCCATCCAGCCGTTTGGAGAACATCTGACCTGCAGCTGCAACCAG gaaGAGGAACTGTACGATGTGGTGAACTACAAGACCAAAGAGAAGACGTCTGGGCTGAGCGTCCAGGCTCTGCGGATCCTCTGGGACCAGAAGAGTCCCCGTCTCAGCGCCaccaacaggaagcagagggcACAGCAGCAACATGAGCCTGTCACAGTGCAGCCACCGGACCTTCCAACCAAATCCAAGAGCAGACATCTGAAAGGGACAGTGTCCGACACCACGTCCCTCTCCCAG GTTGCCCCCCCACTACCAAGGAGAGGCTTTCCTCCGGGCTTCTCTCTGAGCGGATCTCTACCTGAAACCACGTCACATGAGAGTGAAGcccagagcagctccaccagAAAGGAGGCACTGGGAGGAGACTCcaccacagactcattcaacacAACCTCTCCAGCAGGGAACACATCTTCTGAGCTGACACAGACCGAGAGCAGGAGCCAGGTTCTACCACAgctggagagcagcagtgagcaggaggaggagacagaggaggaggaggaagaggtagaggagaaggaggagacagaggaagaggaggaggaggtagaggaggagttAAAGGACGAGGtagaggagcagaaggaggtagaggagggagAGTACTCTAACCACCTCACATCCACATTATCTTATTCATCCACTCCTGTGAAGAAGGTCAGCTGCCCCACCTActtcctccacagctcctcCAGGCCCCGCCCCTTGCACCAGGCGTCcgagggacagacagacgtcCTGTACGCTCAGGTCGCTGAGAGGCCGACCTCCAGCGGTCCACCCGATGACACCTACGAGCAGATCCCCAGGGAGGCCGGCCCTCCGTCCACCGTCCAGAGCAACACCTACGAGTCTCTGGAGGACATGAAGACCAAGAAGTCCAAAAGCTCCTGGGGGAAAAAC aaCATGAAATGGAAGAAATTCTTCCCTGAATACAAGAAGAAATAA